A window from Pseudomonas sp. MRSN 12121 encodes these proteins:
- a CDS encoding acetolactate synthase 3 large subunit, producing the protein MELLSGGEMLVRFLRDEGVKYIYGYPGGALLHVYDALFKEPEVTHILVRHEQAATHMADGYARATGKAGVVLVTSGPGATNAITGIATAYMDSIPMVIISGQVPSTMVGTDAFQETDMIGISRPIVKHSFMVKHASEIPEVMKKAFYLAQSGRPGPVVVDVPKDMTNPAEKFEYVFPKKAKLRSYSPAVRGHSGQIRKAAEMLLAAKRPVLYAGGGVILGGGSAPLTELAQMLNLPVTNTLMGLGAYPGTDRQFVGMLGMHGSYTANLTMHHADVILAVGARFDDRVINGAPKFCPNAKIIHVDIDPASISKTIKADVPIVGPVESVLTEMVAALKEIGETPNKDTVASWWKQIDEWRGDRGLFPYDKGDGSIIKPQTVIETLCEVTKGDAYVTSDVGQHQMFAAQYYKFNKPNRWINSGGLGTMGFGFPAAMGVKLSFPDADVACVTGEGSIQMNIQELSTCLQYDLPVKIVNLNNGVLGMVRQWQDMSYGSRHSHSYMESLPDFVKLVEAYGHVGIRITDLKDLKPKMEEAFAMKDRLVFLDIQVDTSEHVYPMQIKDGSMRDMWLSKTERT; encoded by the coding sequence GTGGAGCTTTTATCTGGCGGTGAGATGCTCGTCCGCTTCTTGCGTGACGAAGGCGTCAAATATATCTATGGGTACCCGGGTGGTGCTCTCCTTCATGTTTACGATGCCCTGTTCAAAGAACCGGAAGTGACCCACATCCTGGTTCGTCATGAGCAAGCGGCTACCCATATGGCTGACGGCTACGCCCGTGCCACCGGCAAGGCCGGCGTGGTACTGGTGACTTCCGGCCCAGGCGCGACCAATGCCATCACCGGTATCGCCACTGCCTACATGGACTCCATTCCAATGGTGATCATCTCCGGTCAGGTGCCCAGCACCATGGTCGGCACCGACGCGTTCCAGGAAACCGACATGATCGGTATCTCCCGGCCGATCGTGAAGCACAGCTTCATGGTCAAGCATGCTTCGGAAATCCCGGAGGTCATGAAGAAGGCGTTCTACCTGGCGCAATCCGGTCGTCCGGGACCCGTCGTGGTCGACGTTCCCAAGGACATGACCAATCCGGCTGAAAAGTTCGAATACGTTTTCCCTAAAAAAGCGAAGCTGCGCTCCTATAGCCCGGCTGTTCGCGGTCACTCCGGGCAGATCCGCAAAGCGGCGGAAATGCTCCTGGCGGCCAAGCGTCCTGTGTTGTACGCCGGCGGCGGCGTGATCCTCGGTGGTGGCTCCGCGCCGCTGACCGAACTGGCGCAGATGCTCAACCTGCCGGTGACCAATACCCTGATGGGGTTGGGTGCCTACCCTGGCACCGATCGCCAGTTCGTCGGCATGCTCGGCATGCACGGCAGCTACACCGCCAACCTGACCATGCACCACGCTGACGTGATCCTGGCCGTTGGCGCGCGCTTCGACGACCGTGTCATCAACGGTGCGCCGAAGTTCTGCCCGAACGCCAAGATCATCCATGTCGACATCGACCCGGCATCCATTTCCAAGACCATCAAGGCAGACGTGCCTATCGTGGGTCCCGTGGAAAGTGTCCTGACCGAAATGGTCGCGGCCCTCAAGGAAATCGGCGAAACCCCGAACAAGGATACGGTCGCCAGCTGGTGGAAGCAGATCGACGAGTGGCGCGGTGACCGCGGCCTGTTCCCTTACGACAAGGGCGACGGCAGCATCATCAAGCCGCAGACCGTGATCGAGACCCTGTGCGAAGTCACCAAGGGCGATGCCTATGTGACCTCCGACGTGGGGCAGCACCAGATGTTCGCGGCGCAGTACTACAAGTTCAACAAACCCAATCGCTGGATCAACTCCGGCGGCCTGGGCACCATGGGCTTCGGTTTCCCGGCGGCCATGGGTGTCAAGTTGAGCTTCCCGGATGCCGACGTTGCCTGTGTCACGGGCGAAGGCAGTATCCAGATGAACATCCAGGAGCTGTCGACCTGCCTGCAGTACGATCTGCCGGTCAAGATCGTCAACCTGAACAACGGTGTGCTGGGTATGGTGCGCCAGTGGCAGGACATGAGCTACGGCAGCCGCCACTCGCACTCCTACATGGAATCGCTGCCTGACTTCGTCAAGCTGGTCGAAGCCTATGGTCACGTGGGCATTCGCATCACGGACCTGAAGGATCTGAAGCCGAAGATGGAAGAGGCGTTCGCCATGAAGGATCGTCTGGTATTCCTCGACATTCAGGTCGATACCAGCGAGCACGTCTATCCGATGCAGATCAAAGACGGCTCCATGCGCGATATGTGGCTGAGCAAGACGGAGCGTACTTAA
- the msrQ gene encoding protein-methionine-sulfoxide reductase heme-binding subunit MsrQ — protein sequence MRYPLWRLGVFIVVAIWPLFWLYQAWASVLGPDPGKVLVDRLGLGTLILLLITLSMTPLQRLTGWAGWIAVRRQLGLWCFAYVVLHLSAYAIFVLGLDWSQLGVELRKRPYILVGSLGFLGLLALAVTSNRYSQRRLGNRWKKLHRLVYLILGLGLLHMLWIVRADLKEWAIYASIGALLLVLRVPPVMRRIPRLLVKKPSSATKT from the coding sequence ATGCGCTACCCACTCTGGCGTCTTGGGGTCTTTATCGTCGTGGCTATCTGGCCATTGTTCTGGTTGTACCAGGCCTGGGCGTCGGTCCTGGGGCCTGATCCCGGCAAAGTCCTGGTTGATCGATTGGGGCTGGGAACGCTGATCCTGTTACTGATCACTCTGAGCATGACGCCTCTGCAGAGGCTGACGGGGTGGGCCGGATGGATCGCGGTGCGGCGGCAACTTGGCCTGTGGTGTTTTGCTTATGTGGTTTTGCATTTAAGTGCGTACGCCATCTTTGTTCTCGGGCTCGATTGGTCGCAGTTGGGTGTGGAGTTACGTAAGCGGCCCTACATTCTTGTGGGGAGTTTGGGATTCCTCGGGTTGTTGGCTCTGGCCGTGACTTCCAATCGATACAGTCAGCGTCGCCTGGGTAATCGTTGGAAGAAACTGCATCGGTTGGTCTATCTCATCCTGGGGCTGGGCTTGTTGCACATGCTTTGGATTGTCCGGGCAGATCTTAAGGAGTGGGCGATCTATGCCTCTATAGGTGCATTGTTGTTGGTTCTGCGTGTACCTCCGGTAATGCGCCGCATTCCTCGATTGCTGGTGAAAAAACCATCTTCTGCAACAAAAACATAA
- the pssA gene encoding CDP-diacylglycerol--serine O-phosphatidyltransferase yields the protein MSERPEEPNQASDAESLLPIDEHVEEGHDAEGRKVRHRGIYLLPNLFTTANLFAGFYSIINSMSAQSALSAGDAAGASKYFAFAAIAIFVAMVLDGLDGRVARMTNTQSAFGAEYDSLSDMVAFGVAPALLAFGWALGDMGKVGWMVAFIYVAGAALRLARFNTQVGTADKRYFIGLASPAAAGVVAGIVWAFSDYGIQGSKMSFLVALMVAAAGMLMVSNIKYNSFKELDLKGRVPFVAILAVVLVFAVVFSDPPRILLLVFLAYAASGPVQYLLHLRRRKTLP from the coding sequence ATGAGCGAACGTCCCGAAGAGCCAAACCAGGCCTCTGACGCCGAAAGCCTGCTACCCATCGATGAGCATGTCGAAGAAGGGCATGACGCTGAAGGCCGTAAAGTCCGGCATCGTGGTATCTATCTGCTGCCGAACCTCTTCACCACCGCGAACCTGTTCGCCGGTTTCTACTCGATCATCAATTCCATGAGTGCCCAGAGCGCATTGAGTGCGGGCGACGCGGCAGGGGCGAGCAAGTATTTCGCGTTCGCGGCCATCGCGATCTTTGTCGCCATGGTGCTGGATGGTCTGGACGGGCGTGTCGCCCGCATGACCAACACTCAGAGTGCCTTTGGCGCCGAGTATGACTCGCTGTCCGATATGGTGGCCTTTGGTGTCGCGCCTGCCTTGCTGGCATTCGGTTGGGCCTTGGGCGACATGGGCAAGGTCGGCTGGATGGTCGCTTTCATCTATGTGGCTGGCGCGGCTTTGCGTCTGGCTCGTTTCAACACCCAGGTGGGGACCGCCGACAAGCGCTACTTCATCGGCCTGGCCAGCCCGGCTGCCGCGGGGGTGGTGGCGGGTATCGTCTGGGCGTTCAGCGACTACGGTATCCAGGGATCGAAGATGTCGTTCCTGGTGGCGTTGATGGTGGCGGCAGCCGGCATGCTGATGGTCAGCAACATCAAGTACAACAGCTTCAAGGAGCTGGACCTGAAGGGGCGCGTTCCGTTTGTAGCAATTCTCGCGGTGGTGCTGGTGTTTGCCGTGGTATTCAGCGATCCGCCACGAATCCTGCTGCTGGTATTCCTTGCTTATGCGGCATCGGGTCCGGTGCAATACCTGCTGCATCTTCGTCGACGCAAAACGTTGCCTTAA
- a CDS encoding paraquat-inducible protein A → MSDTVDAPGLSKLPLQDLVACHECDLLMRKPELALGEKAQCPRCGYELYAHRHNVVDRSLALVIAALLLYVPANFLPIMQLDLLGQFSQDTVWSGVVGLFNTDMQGVAVVVFLCSMGIPLLKLICQLLVLLSIRLDIGRGYGLLLYRIYHHLRDWGMLEVYLMGVLVAIVKLADLAALTVGLGLVCFVGLLLIQVWLEVVMSPHQIWDALAGEDAHASH, encoded by the coding sequence ATGTCAGATACGGTTGACGCCCCAGGGCTGTCAAAGCTGCCGCTACAAGACCTGGTGGCCTGCCACGAATGTGATTTGCTGATGCGCAAGCCTGAGCTGGCCCTCGGAGAAAAAGCCCAGTGTCCCCGCTGTGGCTATGAGCTCTACGCCCACCGTCACAACGTCGTCGACCGCAGCCTGGCCTTGGTGATTGCGGCGTTGCTGCTATATGTCCCGGCGAATTTCCTACCCATCATGCAGCTCGATCTGCTCGGCCAATTCTCGCAAGACACCGTATGGAGCGGTGTCGTCGGTTTGTTCAATACCGATATGCAGGGTGTGGCGGTGGTGGTGTTCCTCTGCAGCATGGGCATCCCATTGCTCAAGCTGATCTGCCAGTTATTGGTGCTCCTGAGTATCCGCCTGGATATCGGGCGTGGTTACGGGCTGTTGCTGTACCGCATTTATCACCACTTGCGCGACTGGGGCATGCTCGAGGTCTACCTGATGGGCGTATTGGTCGCCATCGTCAAGCTGGCGGACCTCGCAGCCCTCACCGTCGGCCTGGGCCTGGTGTGTTTTGTGGGATTGTTGCTGATCCAGGTGTGGTTGGAGGTGGTCATGTCACCTCATCAGATCTGGGATGCCCTGGCGGGAGAGGATGCACATGCGAGCCATTGA
- a CDS encoding paraquat-inducible protein A, whose product MRAIDAGILICNECHELNRQEPDTDRQTCTRCGAQVHARRPNSIMRTWALLITAAILYIPANMLPIMTVTSLGQGDPSTIMSGVIVLVQHGMIPIAAVVFIASILVPTFKLVGIALLLFSVQRHQPLSARQRILMYRFIEFIGRWSMLDIFVIAILVAVVNFGRLASIEANLGAVAFASVVILTMLAAVTFDPRLIWDNTESDDDNE is encoded by the coding sequence ATGCGAGCCATTGATGCAGGCATCCTGATTTGTAATGAATGCCATGAGCTGAACCGGCAGGAGCCCGATACCGATCGGCAGACCTGCACCCGCTGCGGCGCCCAAGTACATGCTCGTCGCCCGAACAGCATCATGCGTACCTGGGCACTGCTGATTACCGCGGCGATCCTGTATATCCCCGCCAATATGCTGCCGATCATGACGGTCACCTCGTTAGGGCAAGGCGATCCCAGCACCATCATGTCGGGCGTGATCGTACTGGTGCAGCACGGCATGATCCCGATTGCCGCGGTGGTGTTCATCGCCAGTATCCTGGTGCCCACGTTCAAGCTGGTAGGCATCGCCCTGCTGCTGTTTTCGGTCCAGCGGCACCAGCCGTTGTCGGCACGCCAGCGCATCTTGATGTATCGCTTTATCGAGTTCATCGGGCGCTGGTCGATGCTGGATATCTTTGTGATCGCCATCCTGGTGGCGGTCGTGAACTTTGGCCGGCTGGCCAGCATCGAGGCCAACCTCGGTGCAGTGGCCTTTGCCAGTGTGGTGATCCTGACGATGCTCGCCGCAGTAACTTTTGATCCCCGACTGATTTGGGATAACACGGAGTCGGACGACGACAATGAGTGA
- the ilvN gene encoding acetolactate synthase small subunit, whose amino-acid sequence MRHIISLLLENEPGALSRVVGLFSQRNYNIESLTVAPTEDPTLSRLTLTTVGHDEIIEQITKNLNKLVEVVKLVDLSESAHIERELMLVKVKATGAQRAEVKRTTDIYRGQIVDVSASVYTVQLTGTSDKLDSFIQSIGTASILETVRSGVTGIARGDKVLSI is encoded by the coding sequence ATGCGGCACATTATCTCCCTGCTTCTGGAAAACGAACCGGGCGCCTTGTCCCGTGTGGTCGGCCTGTTTTCGCAGCGTAACTACAACATCGAAAGCCTGACCGTGGCACCGACCGAAGACCCGACCCTGTCGCGTCTGACGCTGACCACCGTAGGGCACGATGAAATCATCGAGCAGATCACCAAGAACCTGAACAAGCTGGTTGAAGTGGTCAAGCTGGTCGACCTGTCGGAAAGCGCTCACATCGAGCGCGAACTGATGCTGGTCAAGGTCAAGGCCACCGGCGCCCAGCGCGCCGAGGTCAAGCGCACCACCGATATTTACCGTGGGCAGATCGTCGACGTCAGCGCCAGCGTGTATACCGTTCAATTGACCGGTACCAGCGACAAGCTCGACAGTTTCATCCAGTCGATCGGCACCGCCTCGATTCTGGAAACCGTACGCAGTGGCGTCACCGGCATTGCCCGTGGCGACAAAGTACTCAGCATCTAA
- a CDS encoding YqcC family protein: MDTRFPKVAEQLLLIERELRLQGLWDEVPPSAKALASVEPFAVDTLEFEQWLQWIFLPRMKAILEQNLPLPAASGIQEMAEVVFAGRTMQGRDRQLQTLLKEFDQLIVATR, from the coding sequence ATGGATACGCGTTTTCCGAAAGTTGCCGAGCAGTTGCTGCTGATCGAGCGCGAGCTGCGCTTGCAGGGGTTGTGGGATGAGGTCCCTCCGAGCGCCAAGGCGCTGGCCAGCGTCGAGCCTTTTGCCGTGGATACGCTGGAATTCGAGCAATGGTTGCAGTGGATTTTTCTGCCGCGGATGAAGGCCATTCTCGAGCAGAATCTGCCCCTGCCCGCGGCGTCGGGTATCCAGGAAATGGCTGAAGTGGTGTTTGCCGGGCGCACGATGCAGGGGCGGGATCGTCAGTTGCAGACCCTGCTCAAAGAGTTCGACCAGTTGATCGTCGCCACCCGCTGA
- the msrP gene encoding protein-methionine-sulfoxide reductase catalytic subunit MsrP — protein sequence MLIKVPKSSDCKESDVTPESFYLSRRSLLGGAVAGLAASALPGWAHAEEAGRYADVEPGKAPSWFAQKLPQTKWQAVNVKDEAITPFKDATHYNNFYEFGTDKGDPASNSGALKTEPWSVVVDGEVGKPGRYALEDFMKPYQLEERIYRLRCVEAWSMVIPWIGFPISDLLKQVEPTSKAKYIRFETLQDPKSMPGQRSGFALIDWPYVEGLRLDEAMHPLAILAVGMYGRELPNQNGAPLRLVVPWKYGFKSVKSIVRISLVEEQPKTTWQSIAANEYGFYANVNPTVDHPRWTQARERRLPSGLFSPNVRETQMFNGYADEVASLYTGLDLRKNY from the coding sequence ATGTTGATCAAAGTCCCCAAATCGTCTGACTGCAAAGAGTCGGATGTCACGCCTGAATCCTTTTATCTCTCTCGCCGTAGCCTGCTGGGTGGGGCCGTTGCCGGCCTGGCTGCCAGTGCTCTGCCGGGTTGGGCTCATGCCGAAGAGGCCGGGCGCTATGCCGATGTCGAGCCTGGCAAGGCTCCGTCGTGGTTCGCGCAGAAACTGCCACAAACCAAATGGCAAGCGGTCAACGTCAAGGATGAAGCGATCACGCCCTTCAAGGACGCCACCCATTACAACAACTTTTACGAGTTCGGCACCGATAAAGGCGACCCGGCCAGCAATTCTGGTGCGCTGAAAACCGAGCCCTGGAGTGTGGTGGTGGATGGGGAAGTGGGTAAGCCGGGGCGTTATGCCCTGGAAGACTTCATGAAGCCTTATCAGTTGGAAGAACGGATCTATCGTCTGCGTTGTGTCGAAGCCTGGTCGATGGTGATTCCCTGGATCGGTTTTCCAATCTCCGACTTGCTCAAGCAGGTCGAACCAACCTCGAAGGCCAAGTACATTCGCTTTGAAACGCTTCAGGATCCGAAAAGCATGCCTGGCCAGCGTTCGGGCTTTGCCTTGATCGACTGGCCTTATGTCGAAGGGCTGCGTCTGGATGAAGCCATGCATCCATTGGCGATTCTTGCGGTCGGCATGTACGGTCGTGAGCTGCCTAATCAGAACGGTGCGCCGTTGCGATTGGTAGTGCCGTGGAAGTACGGCTTCAAGAGCGTCAAGTCCATCGTGCGTATCAGCCTGGTGGAAGAGCAGCCGAAGACGACCTGGCAGAGCATTGCCGCCAATGAGTACGGCTTCTACGCGAATGTGAACCCCACGGTCGATCATCCTCGCTGGACTCAGGCGCGGGAGCGTCGCCTCCCCAGTGGTCTGTTCAGCCCTAATGTGCGCGAAACCCAGATGTTCAACGGTTACGCGGATGAAGTCGCCTCTTTATATACAGGCCTGGATTTGCGGAAGAACTACTGA
- a CDS encoding DUF4124 domain-containing protein, with protein MRIFAVTASLLFALSSLCQARDVYTWVDAEGVTHFDAQPPQGMPSTLITLPATPKGTKSAPSSNQADTRQAVVDAQARQQASRQEAERRHFCEQARASLAQLQNNPRLSENVEGGMRRLNEEQRQQRIEETHKAIDAHCR; from the coding sequence ATGCGAATCTTCGCCGTCACCGCCAGTCTGCTGTTTGCCTTGAGTTCGCTCTGCCAGGCCAGGGACGTTTACACCTGGGTCGACGCCGAGGGGGTTACCCATTTCGACGCCCAACCGCCCCAAGGCATGCCCAGCACCCTCATCACCTTGCCTGCCACCCCCAAAGGGACGAAGAGTGCGCCATCCAGCAACCAGGCGGATACCCGACAAGCAGTCGTGGATGCCCAGGCCAGGCAACAGGCCTCCAGGCAGGAAGCCGAGCGCAGGCACTTTTGCGAACAGGCGCGCGCCAGCCTGGCGCAGTTGCAGAACAACCCGCGCCTGAGCGAAAACGTCGAAGGAGGAATGCGCCGCCTGAACGAAGAACAACGTCAGCAACGCATAGAGGAAACACACAAGGCGATCGACGCCCATTGCCGCTAG
- a CDS encoding M48 family metallopeptidase, whose protein sequence is MNKWWIPAITALALLNGCASVQRGSIPVVDSGTAVSNSERISANGGFRKTTVKRPTQAQAQSIPQDSGVVVMVPGGAAATAAPISSAPITPGPITPGPIDTSPIQSAPINQGSYSLPPTPSGVPSASSGGLSADEQLDGPVLALLTTAQQQQAGGDLNGASSSLERAQRVAPREPQVLYRLAQVRMAQGDAPQAEQFARRGLSFANGRPDLQASLWALIAQAREKQGDAAGAAQARQKAKVSL, encoded by the coding sequence GTGAACAAGTGGTGGATTCCAGCTATTACAGCTCTGGCTTTGCTCAATGGTTGCGCCAGCGTGCAGCGTGGTTCGATTCCGGTGGTGGATTCCGGTACCGCGGTGTCCAACAGCGAGCGCATATCGGCAAACGGTGGTTTCCGCAAGACCACGGTCAAGCGTCCAACCCAGGCCCAGGCGCAATCCATTCCGCAGGACTCGGGAGTGGTGGTGATGGTGCCGGGCGGTGCTGCGGCCACCGCCGCGCCAATCAGCAGTGCACCGATTACCCCGGGCCCGATCACGCCTGGGCCTATCGATACCTCGCCGATTCAGTCGGCGCCGATCAATCAGGGCAGCTACAGCCTGCCGCCAACCCCGAGTGGCGTCCCTTCGGCCAGCTCCGGTGGCCTGTCCGCCGATGAACAACTCGACGGTCCGGTGCTGGCGCTGTTGACCACCGCCCAGCAACAGCAGGCCGGTGGCGACCTGAACGGCGCGTCTTCCAGTCTCGAGCGCGCCCAGCGGGTTGCCCCCCGCGAGCCGCAGGTGCTGTATCGCCTGGCCCAGGTGCGCATGGCCCAGGGCGATGCTCCCCAGGCTGAGCAGTTTGCCCGTCGCGGCCTGAGCTTCGCCAACGGTCGTCCGGACCTGCAGGCCAGCCTGTGGGCGCTGATTGCCCAGGCGCGCGAGAAGCAGGGCGATGCGGCCGGTGCCGCCCAGGCTCGGCAGAAAGCCAAGGTGTCGCTGTAA
- the ilvC gene encoding ketol-acid reductoisomerase has product MKVFYDKDCDLSIIQGKKVAIIGYGSQGHAQACNLKDSGVDVTVGLRKGSATVAKAEAHGLKVNDVASAVAAADLVMILTPDEFQGALYKNEIEPNIKKGATLAFSHGFSIHYNQVVPRADLDVIMIAPKAPGHTVRSEFVKGGGIPDLIAIYQDASGNAKNVALSYAAGVGGGRTGIIETTFKDETETDLFGEQAVLCGGTVELVKAGFETLVEAGYAPEMAYFECLHELKLIVDLMYEGGIANMNYSISNNAEYGEYVTGPEVINAESRQAMRNALKRIQDGEYAKMFISEGATGYPSMTAKRRNNAAHGIEIIGEQLRSMMPWISANKIVDKAKN; this is encoded by the coding sequence ATGAAAGTTTTCTACGATAAAGACTGCGATCTCTCGATCATCCAGGGCAAGAAAGTAGCCATCATCGGTTACGGTTCCCAGGGCCATGCCCAGGCGTGCAACCTGAAAGACTCCGGTGTCGACGTGACTGTCGGCCTGCGTAAAGGCTCGGCCACTGTTGCCAAGGCCGAAGCCCATGGCCTGAAAGTGAACGACGTGGCTTCCGCCGTCGCCGCTGCCGACCTGGTAATGATCCTGACCCCGGACGAATTCCAGGGCGCCCTGTACAAGAACGAAATCGAGCCGAACATCAAGAAGGGCGCTACCCTGGCCTTCTCCCACGGTTTCTCGATTCACTACAACCAGGTCGTTCCGCGTGCCGACCTCGACGTGATCATGATCGCGCCAAAGGCTCCAGGCCACACCGTGCGTTCCGAGTTCGTGAAAGGCGGCGGTATCCCTGACCTGATCGCGATTTACCAGGATGCTTCCGGCAACGCGAAGAATGTGGCTCTGTCTTACGCAGCAGGCGTGGGCGGCGGCCGTACCGGCATCATCGAAACCACCTTCAAGGACGAGACTGAAACCGACCTGTTCGGCGAACAGGCTGTTCTGTGCGGTGGTACCGTCGAGCTGGTAAAAGCCGGTTTCGAAACCCTGGTCGAAGCGGGCTACGCGCCGGAAATGGCCTACTTCGAATGCCTGCACGAACTGAAGCTGATCGTTGACCTCATGTACGAAGGCGGTATCGCCAACATGAACTACTCGATCTCCAACAACGCCGAATATGGCGAGTACGTGACTGGCCCCGAGGTCATCAACGCTGAATCCCGCCAGGCCATGCGCAATGCCCTGAAGCGCATCCAGGACGGCGAATACGCCAAGATGTTCATCAGCGAAGGTGCTACCGGCTACCCATCGATGACCGCCAAGCGCCGCAACAACGCTGCCCACGGCATCGAAATCATCGGCGAGCAACTGCGTTCGATGATGCCGTGGATCAGTGCCAACAAGATCGTCGACAAAGCCAAGAACTGA